The following coding sequences are from one Paenibacillus sp. FSL R5-0912 window:
- the pilM gene encoding pilus assembly protein PilM, translating to MLRLGQQAVGISIEESAIRCVSLKKNKTWEVRKKKVLPLHPGMIVENQIADGESLLDILKPWVKKQGLRGSKVSLAIPPAQIIIRKMSIPSTNEKQLEQLVKLEVETGLHLPFENPVYDYVTTSVDENQSHLLVFAAPRKPIQDYIDILEAAGLRVGSVEISATALARSIMLNQGEAFAETMLIHLEQSLLDIYMFREGNPVFIRTINVADLQAGRAEPVAPPVQEEIKYRSEAAATLENVEEHLSPEQMLEITAEISRMLNFYQYSLHDGSTRISNVLITGTPGIRSQLHEELSQSLSEQEIIPVSLDQLETSVARSQNLQLNSYRIATGAALGSGTQHINLLPREDREAMLFPYLAIALVGIWLLGIVGTGIFYAANKGQINDQSEQIQGLQDRSALLQLELAKANNGGSGKLDRKAAVEEILKYKLNIVSVLNELASGLPQGASLSNIGYTYLTSIDLTVKMLKMEDASEYLAELRKMSFTVDVSIQKLSEGDPSGSTQSPATLTRFYTAIYHVNLAKSTQQDTDASNPGEADENGTNQ from the coding sequence ATGCTGAGATTAGGTCAACAAGCGGTCGGGATTTCCATTGAGGAATCCGCCATACGCTGCGTCAGCTTAAAGAAGAATAAAACATGGGAAGTCCGCAAGAAGAAGGTCCTTCCGCTGCATCCGGGCATGATTGTCGAGAATCAGATTGCTGACGGTGAGTCACTGCTGGATATCCTTAAGCCCTGGGTTAAAAAACAAGGCCTTCGCGGTTCGAAGGTGTCCCTGGCTATCCCGCCTGCTCAAATCATTATCCGTAAAATGAGTATTCCCAGCACGAATGAAAAACAGCTTGAGCAGCTTGTGAAGCTGGAGGTAGAAACGGGTCTGCATCTGCCTTTTGAAAATCCGGTGTATGATTACGTTACAACAAGCGTGGATGAAAACCAGAGTCATCTGCTGGTATTTGCCGCGCCGCGCAAGCCGATTCAGGATTATATCGATATTCTGGAAGCGGCTGGTTTACGGGTGGGCAGTGTCGAAATTTCCGCTACGGCGTTAGCAAGAAGCATCATGCTGAATCAGGGCGAAGCCTTTGCAGAAACGATGCTGATCCATCTGGAGCAGTCACTGCTGGATATCTATATGTTCCGTGAAGGCAATCCTGTCTTTATCCGTACGATTAATGTTGCCGATCTGCAAGCGGGCAGAGCGGAGCCGGTAGCTCCGCCTGTACAGGAAGAGATCAAATACAGGTCGGAGGCAGCTGCTACGCTTGAGAATGTGGAGGAACATCTCTCACCCGAGCAGATGCTGGAGATTACAGCTGAAATCTCGCGGATGCTGAACTTCTACCAGTACAGCTTGCACGATGGCAGTACCCGGATCAGCAATGTACTGATTACAGGGACTCCGGGCATCCGCAGCCAGCTGCATGAGGAGCTTAGCCAGTCTTTATCCGAACAGGAGATTATTCCGGTAAGTCTTGATCAATTGGAGACTAGTGTAGCCAGAAGCCAGAACCTGCAATTGAATAGCTACCGGATTGCGACCGGAGCTGCACTAGGTTCAGGTACACAGCATATTAATCTCTTGCCCCGTGAAGACCGTGAGGCCATGTTATTTCCCTATTTGGCCATTGCACTGGTCGGAATCTGGCTGCTGGGCATAGTGGGCACCGGGATCTTTTATGCAGCGAACAAGGGGCAGATTAACGATCAGTCAGAGCAAATCCAGGGTCTGCAGGACCGGAGCGCATTGCTTCAATTGGAGCTGGCCAAAGCTAATAACGGCGGTTCAGGCAAACTGGACCGTAAAGCGGCCGTTGAAGAGATCCTGAAGTACAAGCTGAATATTGTTTCTGTATTAAATGAGCTGGCTTCCGGGCTGCCGCAAGGGGCTTCGCTTAGCAATATTGGTTACACATACCTCACCTCCATTGATCTGACCGTCAAGATGCTCAAAATGGAGGATGCTTCCGAATATCTCGCTGAACTGCGCAAAATGTCCTTCACGGTTGACGTGAGTATTCAGAAGCTGTCTGAAGGAGATCCGTCCGGAAGTACGCAATCTCCAGCGACTCTAACGAGATTCTACACGGCAATATATCATGTGAATTTGGCGAAAAGCACGCAGCAGGATACTGATGCATCTAACCCGGGGGAGGCGGATGAGAATGGAACAAATCAATAA
- a CDS encoding type II secretion system protein, whose amino-acid sequence MLAQAIKRRLSKEENQKGFTLIELLAVIVILGIIAVIAIPLIGNIVTNSREDADLATARQVYEAARLYVIGEQNGNFVSNTSVTLETLQTNHYIEAGLVLPSTKVALTPATTLVKFTADGILQSVTLTPAPAKVRNGLYTASQIITK is encoded by the coding sequence ATGTTGGCACAGGCAATTAAGAGAAGACTCAGCAAGGAAGAGAATCAGAAAGGGTTTACGCTGATTGAGTTACTGGCGGTTATCGTTATTTTGGGGATAATTGCGGTTATTGCGATTCCGCTCATTGGTAATATCGTTACTAATTCACGTGAGGATGCAGATCTGGCCACAGCACGTCAAGTTTATGAAGCAGCAAGACTCTATGTCATTGGAGAACAAAATGGTAACTTTGTATCTAATACTTCGGTTACTCTAGAAACACTTCAAACAAATCACTATATTGAAGCCGGCTTAGTATTGCCTAGTACAAAAGTTGCACTCACCCCGGCTACAACATTGGTGAAATTTACTGCAGATGGAATATTGCAGTCTGTTACTTTAACTCCTGCCCCTGCAAAAGTTAGAAATGGTCTTTATACAGCTTCCCAAATCATTACCAAATAA
- a CDS encoding type II secretion system F family protein — protein sequence MALFEYQVKTAAGRPIKGKLTATDKPAAMDELRKRNLTVFSLVERKTSILQMDIYIGNPVKTIHFIIYCRQFATLMRAGVSIVDATRILAEQTDSKPLRKALQDVGSSLLRGISFSQAVQDHKRIFPPLFVSMIRAGEESGNMEGTLERLAMFFEKQHTTTEKIKSALTYPITVGVMAIGAVIYLLWAIVPQFVTMFESFDAELPAITKMVLALSKSIQGQWYFWILGVLLLVVAYQITKRTEKGAYVLDYAKLKVPVFGKLNQKGSIAQFTRTFSSLYASSVPILQSLAIVEEVAGNKVIGRYIRSASDSLRQGNPLSEPLKKAWVFPPLVTQMIAIGEETGALDTMLSKVADFYEMDVENTVDRLKSLLEPLLIAFLAGVVGVIVAAIMLPMFSLYSNM from the coding sequence ATAAGCCGGCAGCCATGGATGAACTCCGCAAACGCAATCTGACGGTATTCTCGCTGGTGGAACGTAAAACTTCCATTCTGCAAATGGATATTTATATAGGCAATCCGGTTAAAACCATTCACTTTATTATTTACTGCCGCCAGTTCGCGACACTTATGCGTGCCGGAGTATCCATTGTAGATGCTACGCGCATCCTGGCAGAGCAGACGGATAGTAAGCCGCTACGTAAGGCATTGCAGGATGTCGGTTCAAGCCTGCTGCGGGGGATTTCCTTCTCCCAGGCGGTCCAGGATCACAAGAGGATATTCCCGCCGCTGTTTGTCAGCATGATTCGCGCCGGTGAGGAATCCGGGAATATGGAAGGAACGCTGGAGCGGCTGGCGATGTTTTTTGAAAAGCAGCATACAACAACCGAGAAGATAAAATCTGCACTGACTTACCCGATTACTGTTGGGGTGATGGCTATAGGTGCAGTAATTTATCTGTTATGGGCAATTGTACCGCAATTTGTCACCATGTTTGAGTCTTTTGATGCCGAGCTTCCGGCGATTACCAAGATGGTATTGGCACTCAGCAAAAGTATTCAGGGGCAATGGTATTTCTGGATTCTGGGGGTACTTCTCTTAGTAGTTGCCTATCAAATAACTAAACGTACCGAGAAAGGGGCCTATGTACTTGATTACGCCAAGCTGAAGGTTCCGGTCTTTGGTAAGTTGAATCAGAAGGGCTCGATTGCACAGTTTACCCGGACATTCTCTTCACTCTACGCCAGCTCGGTACCCATCCTCCAATCCCTGGCTATTGTAGAGGAAGTGGCAGGCAATAAGGTAATCGGGCGTTATATCCGCAGTGCAAGTGATTCCCTCAGACAGGGAAATCCGCTCTCTGAGCCGCTCAAGAAGGCATGGGTGTTCCCGCCGCTGGTTACACAGATGATTGCCATCGGTGAAGAGACCGGAGCGCTGGATACGATGCTGTCGAAGGTCGCTGACTTCTACGAGATGGATGTAGAGAACACAGTTGACCGCCTCAAATCCTTATTGGAGCCTCTGTTGATTGCCTTTCTGGCAGGGGTAGTCGGCGTAATTGTAGCAGCCATCATGCTGCCGATGTTCAGTCTGTACAGCAATATGTGA
- a CDS encoding prepilin peptidase, with protein sequence MTIFIAIYITLLGLTLGSFYNVVGLRIPAGESLLNPPSQCPKCGTRLTPLDLIPVLSYLLSRGKCRHCGTRVSPMYLFGEAATGLLFLVMYLKFGLTLEGITGMLLVSLAVIITVSDLRYMLIPDKVLLFFAPVFLGLVPFMAEVPLWYHLLGALSGGGVLLLLALFGGMGMGDVKLFALLGWIIGWPNVIVAFLLACALGAAIGAIMQLLGIVQRKQPIPFGPFLALGSLLSYLFGPDIIGAYLSFIG encoded by the coding sequence ATGACTATTTTTATCGCAATCTATATAACTCTACTAGGCCTCACGCTCGGTTCTTTCTATAACGTAGTAGGACTACGGATACCGGCAGGAGAGTCTTTACTGAATCCGCCATCGCAATGTCCCAAGTGCGGGACGCGGCTTACGCCACTGGATCTGATCCCGGTTCTCAGCTATCTGTTATCGCGGGGGAAGTGCCGGCATTGCGGAACTAGGGTGTCACCAATGTATCTATTTGGAGAAGCCGCAACTGGACTATTATTTCTGGTGATGTATCTGAAATTCGGCCTCACGCTTGAGGGAATTACAGGGATGCTGCTGGTCAGCCTGGCGGTCATTATTACAGTCTCTGATCTGAGATATATGCTGATTCCTGACAAAGTGCTGTTATTCTTTGCGCCGGTATTTCTGGGACTGGTTCCTTTCATGGCGGAAGTCCCGCTATGGTATCATTTGCTTGGCGCTTTAAGTGGTGGAGGCGTTCTCCTTCTGCTGGCCCTGTTTGGGGGAATGGGAATGGGCGACGTCAAGCTGTTTGCACTGCTGGGCTGGATCATCGGCTGGCCAAATGTCATTGTGGCGTTTCTGTTGGCTTGTGCGCTGGGCGCCGCCATCGGAGCAATTATGCAGCTGTTAGGCATTGTCCAGCGCAAACAGCCAATCCCGTTTGGACCTTTCCTGGCTCTGGGTTCACTGCTCTCATATCTGTTCGGCCCGGACATCATCGGCGCATATCTTTCGTTTATCGGTTAG